One genomic segment of Sminthopsis crassicaudata isolate SCR6 chromosome 4, ASM4859323v1, whole genome shotgun sequence includes these proteins:
- the CCHCR1 gene encoding coiled-coil alpha-helical rod protein 1 isoform X10 has translation MKDQHPSEGLEMSKRLKISKGLLDFLLTQEDGSETCYAVKGKNGWQEKEPGTPIHFWDAPVFRSQWAHASISFPDTAPSRSLDHVGPQSLNSQTELVSQQLEEIWRLEKESQALRLASVHQKTRLATQAEELEVLGQAEQAMQVEIEELRAALAGAELIRQKLEEGNKRELEETQKLHKEQISHMTTAHQEALAALANKTHELEEKVKTMESKREEETKELAVVQREARMLREELSKTHAELDTQVALVDQLRKYVGDQITPESKNQTWEQERKQLLETVQHLQEDRDALCATLELLQVRVQSLQDILVLQEEELGWKVQPTDPLKSESAKKAQALLNRWREKVFALMVQLKAQELEHTQHTQKLKGKVAELEGEVASWGQESTILHRSLQDKAAEVEVERVNNKVLQGELSRAQDARLWQQQQTEIAEEHMKLVANAVSSSHNWLQDRVAKVAEAVAQLPSLNNRLGYASRQVRTIQGLVARKIALAQLHQEQSPPPPPSEEMGLELQQLREERNRLDEELQLSARLIQQEVGRAREQGEAERIRLNEEARQLEQELQKTQESLAEVGIQLKAARLSQKESTEEAACLRRELTQQQEIYGKDLQEKVAEVESRLREQLLEMERRLNEARREHAKAVSLHQAQCQAARDKERSQELGRLQEEAQREEGFRLRQRLQELERDKNLMLATLKQEGLLSQYKQQRLFAILPPLSLEPGSEILHPTKQLLKGSYLSALLENLQEMSEVITREEEGDNGKCSIVGASSYQL, from the exons ATGAAAGACCAACATCCATCGGAGGGCCTAGAGATGAGCAAAAGACTAAAAATAAGCAAAGGACTGCTAGACTTCCTGCTTACCCAGGAAGATGGTTCTGAAACTTGCTATGCTGTTAAGG GAAAGAATGGATGGCAGGAGAAGGAACCTGGAACCCCCATCCACTTTTGGGATGCTCCAGTCTTCAG GTCTCAGTGGGCTCATGCCTCCATCTCATTTCCAGACACGGCCCCCTCCAG GTCCCTGGACCATGTGGGGCCACAGAGCTTGAATTCCCAGACTGAGTTGGTCTCTCAGCAACTAGAAGAGATTTGGAGACTTGAGAAGGAGAGCCAGGCCTTGCGGTTGGCTTCAGTCCATCAGAAGACTCGACTGGCAACTCAAGCTGAGGAGCTTGAAGTTTTGGGACAGGCAGAGCAAGCTATGCAGGTTGAAATAGAGGAACTTCGTGCTGCCTTGGCTGGGGCAGAGCTCATTCGGCAGAAATtggaagaaggaaacaaaagagagctggaagagactcaAAAGCTGCACAAGGAACAG ATCTCCCACATGACCACAGCTCATCAGGAAGCCCTTGCTGCCCTGGCCAACAAGACCCATGagttggaggagaaagtgaaaacCATGGAATctaagagagaagaagagaccAAGGAGTTGGCCGTTGTACAAAGGGAGGCTAGGATGTTAAGGGAGGAACTAAG TAAGACTCATGCAGAACTCGATACCCAGGTGGCTCTTGTTGACCAGCTTAGGAAGTATGTAGGGGATCAAATAACACCAGAGAGCAAGAACCAGACATGGGAACAGGAGCGGAAGCAGCTACTAGAAACTGTGCAG CATTTGCAGGAAGATCGGGATGCCTTGTGTGCCACTTTGGAGTTGCTACAAGTTCGAGTGCAGAGCCTCCAGGATATCCTTGTCCTTCAGGAAGAAGAACTGGGTTGGAAG GTCCAGCCTACAGACCCCCTAAAGTCTGAGTCAGCCAAGAAGGCTCAGGCCCTGCTGAACCGTTGGAGGGAAAAAGTGTTTGCATTGATGGTGCAGCTGAAAGCCCAGGAGTTGGAACATACTCAACATACTCAAAAGCTTAAAGGAAAG GTGGCAGAACTTGAAGGTGAGGTAGCATCCTGGGGTCAAGAATCAACTATTTTGCATCGATCCCTGCAGGACAAAGCTGCTGAAGTGGAGGTAGAAAGAGTTAACAACAAG GTCCTTCAAGGGGAGCTGAGTCGAGCCCAGGATGCCAGGCTGTGGCAGCAGCAACAGACAGAGATAGCTGAGGAGCATATGAAGCTTGTGGCTAATGCAGTGAGCAG TTCCCATAACTGGCTACAGGATCGGGTAGCTAAGGTGGCAGAAGCTGTAGCTCAGCTTCCTAGCCTCAACAACCGACTTGGCTATGCTTCCCGACAGGTCCGTACTATACAAG GCCTTGTGGCTCGGAAAATAGCACTTGCACAGCTGCATCAGGAACAGAG CCCTCCACCCCCACCATCTGAAGAAATGGGACTTGAGTTACAGCAgctaagagaagaaaggaatcgTTTAGATGAAGAGCTACAGCTGAGTGCCCGCCTTATCCAACAGGAAGTGGGCCGGGCCCGGGAACAAG GAGAGGCAGAGCGGATTCGGTTGAATGAGGAGGCCCGGCAGTTGGAGCAGGAGCTGCAGAAAACCCAGGAATCTTTGGCTGAGGTTGGGATTCAGTTGAAGGCAGCTCGACTGAGCCAGAAGGAGAGCACAGAAGAGGCTGCCTGCCTTCGGCGGGAACTAACTCAGCAGCAAGAGATCTATGGGAAAG ACTTACAAGAGAAGGTAGCTGAAGTAGAGTCAAGGCTTCGGGAACAACTTTTAGAGATGGAGAGAAGATTGAATGAAGCTCGGAGGGAACATGCTAAAGCTG TTTCCTTGCACCAGGCCCAATGCCAAGCTGCCCGAGACAAGGAACGTAGCCAGGAACTGGGACGTCTACAAGAGGAAGCCCAGAGGGAAGAAGGATTCCGGTTGAGGCAGAGGCTTCAGGAGCTGGAACGAGACAAAAACCTAATGTTG GCCACTCTAAAGCAGGAGGGTCTCCTTTCCCAATATAAACAACAGCGATTATTTGCAATTCTTCCTCCCCTATCACTGGAACCTGGTTCTGAAATTCTGCATCCCACCAAGCAACTTTTGAAAG GATCCTATCTGTCTGCATTGCTGGAAAATTTGCAAGAAATGAGTGAGGTTATCACTCgggaagaggagggagacaaTGGGAAGTGCTCAATTGTAGGAGCCTCCTCTTACCAGTTGTAA
- the CCHCR1 gene encoding coiled-coil alpha-helical rod protein 1 isoform X9, giving the protein MKDQHPSEGLEMSKRLKISKGLLDFLLTQEDGSETCYAVKGKNGWQEKEPGTPIHFWDAPVFRSQWAHASISFPDTAPSRSLDHVGPQSLNSQTELVSQQLEEIWRLEKESQALRLASVHQKTRLATQAEELEVLGQAEQAMQVEIEELRAALAGAELIRQKLEEGNKRELEETQKLHKEQISHMTTAHQEALAALANKTHELEEKVKTMESKREEETKELAVVQREARMLREELSKTHAELDTQVALVDQLRKYVGDQITPESKNQTWEQERKQLLETVQHLQEDRDALCATLELLQVRVQSLQDILVLQEEELGWKVQPTDPLKSESAKKAQALLNRWREKVFALMVQLKAQELEHTQHTQKLKGKVAELEGEVASWGQESTILHRSLQDKAAEVEVERVNNKVLQGELSRAQDARLWQQQQTEIAEEHMKLVANAVSSSHNWLQDRVAKVAEAVAQLPSLNNRLGYASRQVRTIQGLVARKIALAQLHQEQSPPPPPSEEMGLELQQLREERNRLDEELQLSARLIQQEVGRAREQGEAERIRLNEEARQLEQELQKTQESLAEVGIQLKAARLSQKESTEEAACLRRELTQQQEIYGKDLQEKVAEVESRLREQLLEMERRLNEARREHAKAVVSLHQAQCQAARDKERSQELGRLQEEAQREEGFRLRQRLQELERDKNLMLATLKQEGLLSQYKQQRLFAILPPLSLEPGSEILHPTKQLLKGSYLSALLENLQEMSEVITREEEGDNGKCSIVGASSYQL; this is encoded by the exons ATGAAAGACCAACATCCATCGGAGGGCCTAGAGATGAGCAAAAGACTAAAAATAAGCAAAGGACTGCTAGACTTCCTGCTTACCCAGGAAGATGGTTCTGAAACTTGCTATGCTGTTAAGG GAAAGAATGGATGGCAGGAGAAGGAACCTGGAACCCCCATCCACTTTTGGGATGCTCCAGTCTTCAG GTCTCAGTGGGCTCATGCCTCCATCTCATTTCCAGACACGGCCCCCTCCAG GTCCCTGGACCATGTGGGGCCACAGAGCTTGAATTCCCAGACTGAGTTGGTCTCTCAGCAACTAGAAGAGATTTGGAGACTTGAGAAGGAGAGCCAGGCCTTGCGGTTGGCTTCAGTCCATCAGAAGACTCGACTGGCAACTCAAGCTGAGGAGCTTGAAGTTTTGGGACAGGCAGAGCAAGCTATGCAGGTTGAAATAGAGGAACTTCGTGCTGCCTTGGCTGGGGCAGAGCTCATTCGGCAGAAATtggaagaaggaaacaaaagagagctggaagagactcaAAAGCTGCACAAGGAACAG ATCTCCCACATGACCACAGCTCATCAGGAAGCCCTTGCTGCCCTGGCCAACAAGACCCATGagttggaggagaaagtgaaaacCATGGAATctaagagagaagaagagaccAAGGAGTTGGCCGTTGTACAAAGGGAGGCTAGGATGTTAAGGGAGGAACTAAG TAAGACTCATGCAGAACTCGATACCCAGGTGGCTCTTGTTGACCAGCTTAGGAAGTATGTAGGGGATCAAATAACACCAGAGAGCAAGAACCAGACATGGGAACAGGAGCGGAAGCAGCTACTAGAAACTGTGCAG CATTTGCAGGAAGATCGGGATGCCTTGTGTGCCACTTTGGAGTTGCTACAAGTTCGAGTGCAGAGCCTCCAGGATATCCTTGTCCTTCAGGAAGAAGAACTGGGTTGGAAG GTCCAGCCTACAGACCCCCTAAAGTCTGAGTCAGCCAAGAAGGCTCAGGCCCTGCTGAACCGTTGGAGGGAAAAAGTGTTTGCATTGATGGTGCAGCTGAAAGCCCAGGAGTTGGAACATACTCAACATACTCAAAAGCTTAAAGGAAAG GTGGCAGAACTTGAAGGTGAGGTAGCATCCTGGGGTCAAGAATCAACTATTTTGCATCGATCCCTGCAGGACAAAGCTGCTGAAGTGGAGGTAGAAAGAGTTAACAACAAG GTCCTTCAAGGGGAGCTGAGTCGAGCCCAGGATGCCAGGCTGTGGCAGCAGCAACAGACAGAGATAGCTGAGGAGCATATGAAGCTTGTGGCTAATGCAGTGAGCAG TTCCCATAACTGGCTACAGGATCGGGTAGCTAAGGTGGCAGAAGCTGTAGCTCAGCTTCCTAGCCTCAACAACCGACTTGGCTATGCTTCCCGACAGGTCCGTACTATACAAG GCCTTGTGGCTCGGAAAATAGCACTTGCACAGCTGCATCAGGAACAGAG CCCTCCACCCCCACCATCTGAAGAAATGGGACTTGAGTTACAGCAgctaagagaagaaaggaatcgTTTAGATGAAGAGCTACAGCTGAGTGCCCGCCTTATCCAACAGGAAGTGGGCCGGGCCCGGGAACAAG GAGAGGCAGAGCGGATTCGGTTGAATGAGGAGGCCCGGCAGTTGGAGCAGGAGCTGCAGAAAACCCAGGAATCTTTGGCTGAGGTTGGGATTCAGTTGAAGGCAGCTCGACTGAGCCAGAAGGAGAGCACAGAAGAGGCTGCCTGCCTTCGGCGGGAACTAACTCAGCAGCAAGAGATCTATGGGAAAG ACTTACAAGAGAAGGTAGCTGAAGTAGAGTCAAGGCTTCGGGAACAACTTTTAGAGATGGAGAGAAGATTGAATGAAGCTCGGAGGGAACATGCTAAAGCTG TAGTTTCCTTGCACCAGGCCCAATGCCAAGCTGCCCGAGACAAGGAACGTAGCCAGGAACTGGGACGTCTACAAGAGGAAGCCCAGAGGGAAGAAGGATTCCGGTTGAGGCAGAGGCTTCAGGAGCTGGAACGAGACAAAAACCTAATGTTG GCCACTCTAAAGCAGGAGGGTCTCCTTTCCCAATATAAACAACAGCGATTATTTGCAATTCTTCCTCCCCTATCACTGGAACCTGGTTCTGAAATTCTGCATCCCACCAAGCAACTTTTGAAAG GATCCTATCTGTCTGCATTGCTGGAAAATTTGCAAGAAATGAGTGAGGTTATCACTCgggaagaggagggagacaaTGGGAAGTGCTCAATTGTAGGAGCCTCCTCTTACCAGTTGTAA
- the CCHCR1 gene encoding coiled-coil alpha-helical rod protein 1 isoform X6 → MVLKLAMLLRERMDGRRRNLEPPSTFGMLQSSGLSGLMPPSHFQTRPPPGTSRITSVQSPPLPLVLPSSHLGRYKSDHRWEQNRLQILREQDGAGDSDDPKRRTRSLDHVGPQSLNSQTELVSQQLEEIWRLEKESQALRLASVHQKTRLATQAEELEVLGQAEQAMQVEIEELRAALAGAELIRQKLEEGNKRELEETQKLHKEQISHMTTAHQEALAALANKTHELEEKVKTMESKREEETKELAVVQREARMLREELSKTHAELDTQVALVDQLRKYVGDQITPESKNQTWEQERKQLLETVQHLQEDRDALCATLELLQVRVQSLQDILVLQEEELGWKVQPTDPLKSESAKKAQALLNRWREKVFALMVQLKAQELEHTQHTQKLKGKVAELEGEVASWGQESTILHRSLQDKAAEVEVERVNNKVLQGELSRAQDARLWQQQQTEIAEEHMKLVANAVSSSHNWLQDRVAKVAEAVAQLPSLNNRLGYASRQVRTIQGLVARKIALAQLHQEQSPPPPPSEEMGLELQQLREERNRLDEELQLSARLIQQEVGRAREQGEAERIRLNEEARQLEQELQKTQESLAEVGIQLKAARLSQKESTEEAACLRRELTQQQEIYGKDLQEKVAEVESRLREQLLEMERRLNEARREHAKAVVSLHQAQCQAARDKERSQELGRLQEEAQREEGFRLRQRLQELERDKNLMLATLKQEGLLSQYKQQRLFAILPPLSLEPGSEILHPTKQLLKGSYLSALLENLQEMSEVITREEEGDNGKCSIVGASSYQL, encoded by the exons ATGGTTCTGAAACTTGCTATGCTGTTAAGG GAAAGAATGGATGGCAGGAGAAGGAACCTGGAACCCCCATCCACTTTTGGGATGCTCCAGTCTTCAG GTCTCAGTGGGCTCATGCCTCCATCTCATTTCCAGACACGGCCCCCTCCAGGCACGTCCAGGATCACCTCTGTCCAGTCCCCACCCTTACCCCTAGTCCTGCCTTCATCCCATCTTGGTCGTTATAAGAGTGACCATAGATGGGAGCAGAATAGACTACAGATTTTGAGAGAACAAGATGGGGCAGGTGATAGTGATGATCCCAAAAGAAGGACCAG GTCCCTGGACCATGTGGGGCCACAGAGCTTGAATTCCCAGACTGAGTTGGTCTCTCAGCAACTAGAAGAGATTTGGAGACTTGAGAAGGAGAGCCAGGCCTTGCGGTTGGCTTCAGTCCATCAGAAGACTCGACTGGCAACTCAAGCTGAGGAGCTTGAAGTTTTGGGACAGGCAGAGCAAGCTATGCAGGTTGAAATAGAGGAACTTCGTGCTGCCTTGGCTGGGGCAGAGCTCATTCGGCAGAAATtggaagaaggaaacaaaagagagctggaagagactcaAAAGCTGCACAAGGAACAG ATCTCCCACATGACCACAGCTCATCAGGAAGCCCTTGCTGCCCTGGCCAACAAGACCCATGagttggaggagaaagtgaaaacCATGGAATctaagagagaagaagagaccAAGGAGTTGGCCGTTGTACAAAGGGAGGCTAGGATGTTAAGGGAGGAACTAAG TAAGACTCATGCAGAACTCGATACCCAGGTGGCTCTTGTTGACCAGCTTAGGAAGTATGTAGGGGATCAAATAACACCAGAGAGCAAGAACCAGACATGGGAACAGGAGCGGAAGCAGCTACTAGAAACTGTGCAG CATTTGCAGGAAGATCGGGATGCCTTGTGTGCCACTTTGGAGTTGCTACAAGTTCGAGTGCAGAGCCTCCAGGATATCCTTGTCCTTCAGGAAGAAGAACTGGGTTGGAAG GTCCAGCCTACAGACCCCCTAAAGTCTGAGTCAGCCAAGAAGGCTCAGGCCCTGCTGAACCGTTGGAGGGAAAAAGTGTTTGCATTGATGGTGCAGCTGAAAGCCCAGGAGTTGGAACATACTCAACATACTCAAAAGCTTAAAGGAAAG GTGGCAGAACTTGAAGGTGAGGTAGCATCCTGGGGTCAAGAATCAACTATTTTGCATCGATCCCTGCAGGACAAAGCTGCTGAAGTGGAGGTAGAAAGAGTTAACAACAAG GTCCTTCAAGGGGAGCTGAGTCGAGCCCAGGATGCCAGGCTGTGGCAGCAGCAACAGACAGAGATAGCTGAGGAGCATATGAAGCTTGTGGCTAATGCAGTGAGCAG TTCCCATAACTGGCTACAGGATCGGGTAGCTAAGGTGGCAGAAGCTGTAGCTCAGCTTCCTAGCCTCAACAACCGACTTGGCTATGCTTCCCGACAGGTCCGTACTATACAAG GCCTTGTGGCTCGGAAAATAGCACTTGCACAGCTGCATCAGGAACAGAG CCCTCCACCCCCACCATCTGAAGAAATGGGACTTGAGTTACAGCAgctaagagaagaaaggaatcgTTTAGATGAAGAGCTACAGCTGAGTGCCCGCCTTATCCAACAGGAAGTGGGCCGGGCCCGGGAACAAG GAGAGGCAGAGCGGATTCGGTTGAATGAGGAGGCCCGGCAGTTGGAGCAGGAGCTGCAGAAAACCCAGGAATCTTTGGCTGAGGTTGGGATTCAGTTGAAGGCAGCTCGACTGAGCCAGAAGGAGAGCACAGAAGAGGCTGCCTGCCTTCGGCGGGAACTAACTCAGCAGCAAGAGATCTATGGGAAAG ACTTACAAGAGAAGGTAGCTGAAGTAGAGTCAAGGCTTCGGGAACAACTTTTAGAGATGGAGAGAAGATTGAATGAAGCTCGGAGGGAACATGCTAAAGCTG TAGTTTCCTTGCACCAGGCCCAATGCCAAGCTGCCCGAGACAAGGAACGTAGCCAGGAACTGGGACGTCTACAAGAGGAAGCCCAGAGGGAAGAAGGATTCCGGTTGAGGCAGAGGCTTCAGGAGCTGGAACGAGACAAAAACCTAATGTTG GCCACTCTAAAGCAGGAGGGTCTCCTTTCCCAATATAAACAACAGCGATTATTTGCAATTCTTCCTCCCCTATCACTGGAACCTGGTTCTGAAATTCTGCATCCCACCAAGCAACTTTTGAAAG GATCCTATCTGTCTGCATTGCTGGAAAATTTGCAAGAAATGAGTGAGGTTATCACTCgggaagaggagggagacaaTGGGAAGTGCTCAATTGTAGGAGCCTCCTCTTACCAGTTGTAA
- the CCHCR1 gene encoding coiled-coil alpha-helical rod protein 1 isoform X11: protein MVLKLAMLLRVTRDLCISQTSSGKNGWQEKEPGTPIHFWDAPVFRSQWAHASISFPDTAPSRSLDHVGPQSLNSQTELVSQQLEEIWRLEKESQALRLASVHQKTRLATQAEELEVLGQAEQAMQVEIEELRAALAGAELIRQKLEEGNKRELEETQKLHKEQISHMTTAHQEALAALANKTHELEEKVKTMESKREEETKELAVVQREARMLREELSKTHAELDTQVALVDQLRKYVGDQITPESKNQTWEQERKQLLETVQHLQEDRDALCATLELLQVRVQSLQDILVLQEEELGWKVQPTDPLKSESAKKAQALLNRWREKVFALMVQLKAQELEHTQHTQKLKGKVAELEGEVASWGQESTILHRSLQDKAAEVEVERVNNKVLQGELSRAQDARLWQQQQTEIAEEHMKLVANAVSSSHNWLQDRVAKVAEAVAQLPSLNNRLGYASRQVRTIQGLVARKIALAQLHQEQSPPPPPSEEMGLELQQLREERNRLDEELQLSARLIQQEVGRAREQGEAERIRLNEEARQLEQELQKTQESLAEVGIQLKAARLSQKESTEEAACLRRELTQQQEIYGKDLQEKVAEVESRLREQLLEMERRLNEARREHAKAVVSLHQAQCQAARDKERSQELGRLQEEAQREEGFRLRQRLQELERDKNLMLATLKQEGLLSQYKQQRLFAILPPLSLEPGSEILHPTKQLLKGSYLSALLENLQEMSEVITREEEGDNGKCSIVGASSYQL, encoded by the exons ATGGTTCTGAAACTTGCTATGCTGTTAAGGGTAACTCGGGATCTCTGCATCTCACAGACTTCATCTG GAAAGAATGGATGGCAGGAGAAGGAACCTGGAACCCCCATCCACTTTTGGGATGCTCCAGTCTTCAG GTCTCAGTGGGCTCATGCCTCCATCTCATTTCCAGACACGGCCCCCTCCAG GTCCCTGGACCATGTGGGGCCACAGAGCTTGAATTCCCAGACTGAGTTGGTCTCTCAGCAACTAGAAGAGATTTGGAGACTTGAGAAGGAGAGCCAGGCCTTGCGGTTGGCTTCAGTCCATCAGAAGACTCGACTGGCAACTCAAGCTGAGGAGCTTGAAGTTTTGGGACAGGCAGAGCAAGCTATGCAGGTTGAAATAGAGGAACTTCGTGCTGCCTTGGCTGGGGCAGAGCTCATTCGGCAGAAATtggaagaaggaaacaaaagagagctggaagagactcaAAAGCTGCACAAGGAACAG ATCTCCCACATGACCACAGCTCATCAGGAAGCCCTTGCTGCCCTGGCCAACAAGACCCATGagttggaggagaaagtgaaaacCATGGAATctaagagagaagaagagaccAAGGAGTTGGCCGTTGTACAAAGGGAGGCTAGGATGTTAAGGGAGGAACTAAG TAAGACTCATGCAGAACTCGATACCCAGGTGGCTCTTGTTGACCAGCTTAGGAAGTATGTAGGGGATCAAATAACACCAGAGAGCAAGAACCAGACATGGGAACAGGAGCGGAAGCAGCTACTAGAAACTGTGCAG CATTTGCAGGAAGATCGGGATGCCTTGTGTGCCACTTTGGAGTTGCTACAAGTTCGAGTGCAGAGCCTCCAGGATATCCTTGTCCTTCAGGAAGAAGAACTGGGTTGGAAG GTCCAGCCTACAGACCCCCTAAAGTCTGAGTCAGCCAAGAAGGCTCAGGCCCTGCTGAACCGTTGGAGGGAAAAAGTGTTTGCATTGATGGTGCAGCTGAAAGCCCAGGAGTTGGAACATACTCAACATACTCAAAAGCTTAAAGGAAAG GTGGCAGAACTTGAAGGTGAGGTAGCATCCTGGGGTCAAGAATCAACTATTTTGCATCGATCCCTGCAGGACAAAGCTGCTGAAGTGGAGGTAGAAAGAGTTAACAACAAG GTCCTTCAAGGGGAGCTGAGTCGAGCCCAGGATGCCAGGCTGTGGCAGCAGCAACAGACAGAGATAGCTGAGGAGCATATGAAGCTTGTGGCTAATGCAGTGAGCAG TTCCCATAACTGGCTACAGGATCGGGTAGCTAAGGTGGCAGAAGCTGTAGCTCAGCTTCCTAGCCTCAACAACCGACTTGGCTATGCTTCCCGACAGGTCCGTACTATACAAG GCCTTGTGGCTCGGAAAATAGCACTTGCACAGCTGCATCAGGAACAGAG CCCTCCACCCCCACCATCTGAAGAAATGGGACTTGAGTTACAGCAgctaagagaagaaaggaatcgTTTAGATGAAGAGCTACAGCTGAGTGCCCGCCTTATCCAACAGGAAGTGGGCCGGGCCCGGGAACAAG GAGAGGCAGAGCGGATTCGGTTGAATGAGGAGGCCCGGCAGTTGGAGCAGGAGCTGCAGAAAACCCAGGAATCTTTGGCTGAGGTTGGGATTCAGTTGAAGGCAGCTCGACTGAGCCAGAAGGAGAGCACAGAAGAGGCTGCCTGCCTTCGGCGGGAACTAACTCAGCAGCAAGAGATCTATGGGAAAG ACTTACAAGAGAAGGTAGCTGAAGTAGAGTCAAGGCTTCGGGAACAACTTTTAGAGATGGAGAGAAGATTGAATGAAGCTCGGAGGGAACATGCTAAAGCTG TAGTTTCCTTGCACCAGGCCCAATGCCAAGCTGCCCGAGACAAGGAACGTAGCCAGGAACTGGGACGTCTACAAGAGGAAGCCCAGAGGGAAGAAGGATTCCGGTTGAGGCAGAGGCTTCAGGAGCTGGAACGAGACAAAAACCTAATGTTG GCCACTCTAAAGCAGGAGGGTCTCCTTTCCCAATATAAACAACAGCGATTATTTGCAATTCTTCCTCCCCTATCACTGGAACCTGGTTCTGAAATTCTGCATCCCACCAAGCAACTTTTGAAAG GATCCTATCTGTCTGCATTGCTGGAAAATTTGCAAGAAATGAGTGAGGTTATCACTCgggaagaggagggagacaaTGGGAAGTGCTCAATTGTAGGAGCCTCCTCTTACCAGTTGTAA